The following is a genomic window from Calliphora vicina chromosome 5, idCalVici1.1, whole genome shotgun sequence.
atttgttgtataatttgaaagctttaattaaataacattttgttttaattaattttagtatcACATTAATATGCCAGAACTTACTGAAATTAAGGCTGATGCCCCCACAACCTCTGCTGCCCCCGCTGATGATAAGGCTATGGAACATGTTCGCGTAGAGGATGATGGCAGTGATAGTGACTCAGAGGACACCATTCCCGAGTTGGAAGATGCCGGTGCTGGTACAACCCAATTGGGTGGTGGTGCCACCGGTTTACCCATTGACCTTGTATCCAAGGCCAAACAATCTCGCGGTGAAAAGAAAGCCCGCAAGATTATGCTCAAGTTGGGTTTGAAACAAATCCAAGGTGTCAACCGTGTCACCATCCGCAAATCCAAGAACATCTTGTTTGTCATCAACAACCCCGATGTATACAAGAACCCCCACAGTGATACATACATTGTATTCGGTGAAGCCAAGATCGAAGATTTGTCTCAACAAGCCCAAGTTGCTGCTGCTGAGAAATTCAAGACCCCTGAAGCCGCCGGAGCTGCTGATACCATTGGCACAACCTCCTCCGTCGCACCCATTGCCGAAGAAGACGAAGAAGAAGTTGACGAGACCGGTGTTGATGAAAAGGACATTGAACTGGTTATCAACCAAGCCAATACTACCCGCGCTAAGGCTATTAAGGCACTCAAGAACAATAACAATGATATTGTCAATGCCATTATGGAGCTGACGATGctttaaattctattttctaATCGCACTACACTAAGCAACCCAATCCAAGTTTTAAGATAGAGAGTAGAGTTTAATGGCCTGCATTTTAAGTTTAGTACCCGCCTCagcaaaaactacaacaacatcgtaatcacattttttttatttatattataattataatatgaaaacaacaacaaaatataatacAGACTTTAATTTTTCGTTATTACAAATTTGCAAGTTAATTCTTTTAAATGGCAGTGCTAGTCTTTCGGGCGGTATTGCTCTGTTTCGAAAAGCTATGCTTGTTTAATTACTATACAATATAAAAGAATAGAATATTTGGTATTTGATTTTTgtcttataattttttattaaatttcaagacAAGTTTAAGAAGGAAAAAACTGaaagttttaagtaaaataaaacatttttatttcagataaaaattataaaaaacaaaataccaaaattttaatgtgtttttatttttttaatttaattttgaagacCAAATTTTTTAGATGATAGGCAATTAAGTTTGAATGTCAATTAGTAGTAAATTAAAGTCCAACTGAGCACGTGTGGATGAGTCATGTGACAGTGAGAAACGTAAACACTGGAATACATCGATTCAACTATGGAAAATGCTACCAAAATGTTATGTATGAAATAAATAGAGAAATCCCAAGAATatacttttccaaatattcaattaatacaTCAAAAAttcttcagaattttttttttaaatattttattaatataacaaacataaaaattaatgaaattctgaaaatattgacaaaacaatgtaaacttaggtttaatttttaaaacaattgtttgaacattttactattttgtattACTGCTTCACAGCTCAACGAtacattgaaccaattaaagagtcaatcgtatcctaatttttttttttagatttcccgaTAACCGCATCTTATAAAATTCCTTCGTGGTATAATTTTGAGTCCGTATTTTGCATTCATCAATTTCCCTTAGTTTTTC
Proteins encoded in this region:
- the Nacalpha gene encoding nascent polypeptide-associated complex subunit alpha translates to MPELTEIKADAPTTSAAPADDKAMEHVRVEDDGSDSDSEDTIPELEDAGAGTTQLGGGATGLPIDLVSKAKQSRGEKKARKIMLKLGLKQIQGVNRVTIRKSKNILFVINNPDVYKNPHSDTYIVFGEAKIEDLSQQAQVAAAEKFKTPEAAGAADTIGTTSSVAPIAEEDEEEVDETGVDEKDIELVINQANTTRAKAIKALKNNNNDIVNAIMELTML